CAATTTCGGTGCCCACTCGGTGCATGAGGGGGACGTTCCTCACGTTTGCGTTGTGGAGGGCGGCGCACAGGAGGTGGTAGCAGTCCAGGGGTAAGGGGCGGGCTCCGTCGCTGTGCAAGTCGCTGTGTAAGTCGCAGTGTAAGTCGCTCGGTACGTCGCTCGGCACGTCGCTGGGTAAGTCGCTCGATAAATGGCCGGGCAAATCTCGCGGCGTGCACCCCTCAGACGTGACATCCCCCCCAGCGAGGAAGTCCAAAACGACCTGCACAAAATTACTCGCAAAGGTAGCGAACAGTGAATCCGTTTCCTCCCCCACTCGCAAGTTCTTAATACTAgtaacgataaaaaaaaactgaaaaaatttatttacgtCTTCTTCAAAGAAACCTTGCAAGTAGGACTTCTCCTGTacagttaataaaaaatcttGAAGTAGCATCTGAGGCATGAACTGTATTTTTGAGAAGCACAAGGCAAAGAGGAACATCTCATGGATGTTAAAGGATGGCATTTTTAACTTGAAGTAACTGAGGAGGTTTAAAAATGTGGGACATTCCCATATGTTAGTCTTCGCATCGGAGGAGCCGTCCGCTTCTCTGCTCAGAACGAGAATCCTGTTTAGTAAGTGGAGAAATTTATACGCGTCTACCTCTTTCGGCGCTGCTTTTGGGACGCCCCCCTCATCACCCATTCCCTTCATGTACACgtcgaaattattttcctttaaaatTTGATCCACTAGTTTTATGGTTTTCTCCAGCTCATCTTCCGACCGGTTCGTCCTCTGCTGCGTTTGCGTCCTCTGCTGCGTTTGCATCCTCTGCTGCGTTTGCGCAGTGGTGACGTTCCTGTAGGGGTGAAAATTCGGGTTGGCGAGGGTCCTCACCGTGGTTATTCTGTTAGCCCATCGCCTCCGCAGCAGCAGGTGGGGTGGCCCCCGGAGGGAGAGAGGAACCCTCATTGTTGTCCTTCGCGCTGTAAACACCTCCGACAATGAGAACGACACGGGAGTATATTAGGGGGCCTCGCTAAATGGGGATGACTTCAAACGAGGGGGTAGCCTACAAAGGTAAGCCTCCACGTCGTGACGGATGAAGAGAGCTGCCCAGTGCGAGCTTCAGTTTCGACTGACCCGTTGAGTGGCCCGTTGAGTGAACCGTTGCTTGGCCCGTTGAGTGACCCGTTGAGTGACCCGTTGACGGGACCGTTGCCTGACCCGTTGAGTGACCCCTTGACTGACCCGCCGATTGCTACGCGTTATGCGCTCTGTTGGTCGGAGGggtccccaaaaaaaaaaaaaaatcacaaaaaaggggcggaAAAATGGTGCAACTaggaaggggggaaatgccCCCTTGAACGCGCTGCAGAAGAACACCACGGGTTAGCGCACCTGTGACTGTGCAGCGCCAGGTTGGCAGGTAGCCATTTGGGAGAGTGCCGTTCGGGGGAGTACCTTCGGGGGAGTACCTTCGGGAGAGCACCTTCGGGAGAGCCTCCATCCTGCTTCCGCAGCTGGCCATCTGCAGAATACCCCCTCTTCTCAAATGGGTCACCCCCCTATAGGGCGAACCGATGATGGGGTGGGGTCTCCACAATGGCACACAGTTGCAAAGGGGAGATGCAACCCCGTGAGGGGAAAATGTACGAAAAGTGCGTCCCCACCCCATGAGGGAGGGGGGATGTCATCTATTTATGCTTTAAATACCATTTGCGGCATCTCTACCTTTGTGAAACGCCTCTAGTGGGAGGGGGTAGTGGTTCTTCCCAGAGGgttcccccccattttgcttccccACCCGGGGGGGACATACATACAGCGATAGGTAGTGTTTTGTGTAGGGTTGCAAAATGCACGCCGAGGGCAGTGTAcaaggagggggaaaaggttATTAATGAGTTATGGAGGGAGAGGTCCGCACTGCTACACAGAAAGGGGAGAAGACTTGCCCGTTTCGGACCTCCTCCCACTTGTAGcttcacaaaaagggagaaaaaggggagaaaaaagagagagaaaaaaaaagggtagaaATGTTCCCCTTTGTGACGGTACACATTGGAAGTACCTGAAGTAGAAGCACCTCCAGTTGAAGTACCCCAAGTGGAATAACCCGGCCGGGGAAGCACCTCCAGTTGAAGCACCCAGCCGGTGAAGTACCCCAAGTGGAATAACCCAGCCGGTGAAGCACCCCGCCGGGGAAGCACCTCACGTGGAATCCCCCGGCGCGAGTCAAACGAGGGAACCCGTGAGAGTGCTGCTCTTCTTTTGAACAACATTAACAAACTTGCAGAAGaacaaattagaaaaaattaacaagaCGATAGATGAACGAATTAAGTGGATGGAAGTGCCATCCTCACATATGTCAGAACTGCCATCATTCATGACACACAAGGGGATGTTATACGCTCGGTTAACAGAAAAGAGGGAGGAAATCATGGTGATGAGTGCTAAATTGACAAGGACGAAGGAGACATACTTCACGAGCTGTatattcttcccctttttgtagttGAGGAGAATATAGAAGAGGAGGCAGATGGgaattagtaaaaaaaataatactgCGTAGAGAAGAACCATATGATAGGTCCCTGCTTTCTTTATCTTGGCTAAAAATTTGCACTCGAGGTTGTAGATGGTAGGTCCGAAAATGTGTTTCCGTGTTATGACTAGCTTTTCATCCTTTAAGAGTCCTACATGTGCCGGATTTTTTAGTGCATCTACGAGAAAATCATCCGttactttcccttttgtgggATCAATTAGATTCTGTTCATACTTTAGCATGTTGTTAGATGCAAGAAGTGTTAGGAGGTTCTCCAATTCGTCTTTCGTAACTGGCTTGCAGATTTCGCTAGCTATTAATGATTCCATAGTTTGTTCTTTGTCAATCGTAAGAGTGACGTCTCCGTTTTGTTTGGTAACCTTTTCTACTCGTCTAATGGTTGTTGCACCGATATCTATGTGTACCGCCTTCTTGGTGCTCTCCGACCTTAGTTCCATTTGGTGCACCTTCCATGAATCGTAACAGATAGATGCCGTAACAAAGGCGAAGCAAACCATGTACAGGAAGAAGCACAACAACACGTTGTAGTGATGGCAAAAGAAATTCACCTcctttgattattttttttttttggagaagatattttttatcttttaaaaatgtgttgttAGACATAAACGATTTGATTTTCTCAATGCTGTAAATTTTTCTAGCAATCGATTCACacgaaattttttgttcccttgtCTGGGGATGTCTCTCCCCCGATCTGTATGTACCCATTGCATCTATTGTCCCAGTAGTTCCCTTGTGTTCCTCCAAATCAACGCCTACCATATGCTCATTTTGCAGATCCATGATGAGATTGTCATCTGTCTTTATGGAGCACGTGCGACTTTCCCGGATGGGTGCCACGATATTTTGGGCCTTCCTCTGAAAGAAGGGTTCCTTCCTGTGgttctccccccctctgtgTATTTCTTCCGTTGGGGTTCCTATCGGGATGTGTGTCCCACAGGTGACTCCCTTTCCTGCGGCGCACCTCTGTTGGAAGTGCCCCTGTTGGAGGTGCCCCTGTTTGAAGCCCCCCTGTTTGAAGTCCCCCTGTTTGAAGCCCCCCTGTTGGAGGTCCCCCCTCCAGAGGTCGCGGTTATACTCATTGAAGCTTCCACTGAGGTTATGTCTGACATGCCCTCCTCCACTACTTCCATCGGTGCTGCTGGCACGGCGCCTCTCTCCCACTCCTTCCATAACAGAAGCCACCTCATTCATGCACATGTGTTGGTCCTTCACGTTATTGGAGTAAGCCTTCTTTCGGAAGAGACgcaaaaatttgttcttgtATTTGCTCCTGTACTTTTCTGTGCTTTTTTCattgctttttttcgcctttatCAGGTCCTTGTTCGGaatgatatttatttctgctttttctttgGGAGCGTGGAAATGGCTCAGTGGTTGGTCGTCCCCCTGGTCGGGGTCTCGGAAGgggttccccccccctgctgcgTCTGCTCCTGCGTCTGCCCCTGCTTCGTCTGCTGCTCCCCCCGCGTGGTCCTCCTCATGATTGGAGGCAACTCTGTGTTGGTTGCTTCCACCCAAAAGGGGGTCTTCACTTATGTCGCCTTCTTTGATCAACCCCCCCTTTGCGTCTTCTCCGCGAATAACCATCGGGTtattcttcccattttccaCATCACCTGTATTTCCTAATAGATTCTCTCCCGAGTGGACTTCCAACCCCCCTGAAAAATGATGCCCCACGATAGGGGTACCCATCCCAGGAGCTCCTCCCAACCCCAGGTGTGCATCTTCAtcttccaaaatttttaaaatatcttgTTGGTTTCTCATCTGTACCTCTGCATCTGTGTAGTAATCTGCATCATCCTTGTCATGGTCAGGTAAATTAATATGCAAACTATCCATGCATGAATGcttcatattattttcacagaaaatatttctttcgtTTCCTACTGTACATGCATTATGAATTGactgaacttttttttttacaaacgtCTCATTCTCTGTGTAATCAAAATAGCTGTAGTTGTTTTCCtccacatttattttttcattttttgtgttatctATTGATGTCAAATTTTCGATCGATTTTTGTTCCACCAGATTCTCCGTAGAGGAGCTTATTTCTtcgattgtttttttttcgttgtttTCCGTCTCCATAGTGGTGTCTGACTTCGTTTCACCTTTGTTCGGCTACACCTGTGcagtgtgaaaaaatatctacTTCTAACACTCCGGTGCGTAGGGGATGTCTCCTTCCTTATGTGAGGGTATGCCCTTCAGGGAGATGTCTCAAAAGGTGCTGGGGGGTGCCAACCGGGACGGCTCAGGAGGacgctaaaaaaaaagtagccaAATTGGCAGTCCGGCAAAACTGGCACAACTGATCAAAATTAACGCAGCTGAAAGAGTTGGCGGCCTGTCACAGGTGAGAAAGTTGGCAGCCTGTCACAGCTGGGAAACCTGGCAGCCTGTCacagatgaaaaaattggcagCATTccgaggggaaaaaaaaattgttgtgAAGTGAAGACCGACTTGAGAAAGCTGCCCAGTCGACGTGTGCACCGGTCTGGTTGCAGCACAAaggggaagacaaaaaactcgaaaagttgcaaaaaatgggaacaactACACGtgtgtatttatatgtgcatacgtgGGCAGAAGGGCatccttttttctgattGCCCGAAAAAGAAGTAAACCAATtgctcatttatttttatttttattttatatatatatatttttttttttcccccttttgcaacGCCAACTGTTGCACGAGTTAGTGATAACGTCGCccagggggagggggtgaTGGTGGCGCGATTTGCGCGTTGTCCTGCATGCCATTCCTTAGCACTGTGCACGTgtgtgtgaatttttttttttttcctaaacaGAACGAATGTGTCACCATTTGGTACGTGCGACGAGGGAGACGCATTCGCACTGTAGGCACGCTCTACCATTTTGGCGGCTGTTCTGTGTTTCACGCTCCGTGTTTCACGTTCTGTGTTTCACGTTCTGTGTTTCACGCTCCGTGTTTCACGTTCCGTGTTTCACGCTCCGTGTTTCACGTTCCGTGTTTGGGAGGTATTCCCctttgtgtgcatattttttgcgtgtGCTGCGTAC
The window above is part of the Plasmodium cynomolgi strain B DNA, chromosome 11, whole genome shotgun sequence genome. Proteins encoded here:
- a CDS encoding hypothetical protein (putative), with amino-acid sequence METENNEKKTIEEISSSTENLVEQKSIENLTSIDNTKNEKINVEENNYSYFDYTENETFVKKKVQSIHNACTVGNERNIFCENNMKHSCMDSLHINLPDHDKDDADYYTDAEDLIKAKKSNEKSTEKYRSKYKNKFLRLFRKKAYSNNVKDQHMCMNEVASVMEGVGERRRASSTDGSSGGGHVRHNLSGSFNEYNRDLWRGDLQQGGFKQGDFKQGGFKQGHLQQGHFQQRCAAGKGVTCGTHIPIGTPTEEIHRGGENHRKEPFFQRKAQNIVAPIRESRTCSIKTDDNLIMDLQNEHMVGVDLEEHKGTTGTIDAMGTYRSGERHPQTREQKISCESIARKIYSIEKIKSFMSNNTFLKDKKYLLQKKKIIKGGEFLLPSLQRVVVLLPVHGLLRLCYGIYLLRFMEGAPNGTKVGEHQEGGTHRYRCNNH